A region of Fibrobacter succinogenes subsp. succinogenes S85 DNA encodes the following proteins:
- a CDS encoding protein kinase domain-containing protein: protein MKPILINADKRLAVTRASRPGDLLHTPKGTSIRLVSVLGEGGEGAVYETNMPYVAKVYKPEKTTSHKLVKIQAMASAGVKFPGICLPLAPLYNSRNEFVGYLMEKADGVKIRTLYQKPLLQKKFPHWTKRDLVELCVTILEKIECLHRKGIVLGDINPDNILVKTPREVYFVDCDSYQVAGYPCPVGTIPFTPPELQNRGHYDSYLRTVGNENFAVAVLLFSLMITGQMPYNQKGGVSAQQNIIDMDFSYPLGESSNKKTPNGPWRFLWSHLPRFLKDAFYNTFNKGGNYSVESKRLSTFDWLKKFKEYLRLLDSGKLGEQDEMSTWIYPTRFKKQKGVVYVKCPYCKNDTDQSWINEKGACIECLRKRRLARQRSYGNPRVLQESKVQSPLNVLPDFLYRLFG from the coding sequence ATGAAACCGATTTTGATTAATGCTGATAAACGCCTTGCTGTGACTAGGGCTTCCAGGCCTGGGGATCTTCTCCATACGCCTAAAGGTACTAGTATCCGACTGGTTTCCGTGTTGGGCGAAGGTGGCGAGGGTGCGGTTTATGAGACGAATATGCCCTATGTGGCCAAGGTGTATAAGCCGGAAAAGACGACGTCCCATAAGCTTGTGAAGATCCAGGCGATGGCTTCTGCCGGGGTGAAGTTTCCTGGCATCTGTCTTCCGTTGGCTCCGCTGTACAATTCCCGGAATGAATTTGTGGGCTACCTGATGGAAAAGGCCGATGGCGTGAAGATCCGTACTCTTTACCAGAAGCCGCTCCTGCAGAAAAAGTTCCCTCATTGGACCAAGCGAGACTTGGTCGAGCTTTGTGTGACCATTTTGGAAAAGATTGAATGCTTGCATCGGAAAGGAATTGTTCTTGGCGACATCAATCCGGACAACATTCTCGTAAAGACGCCCAGGGAAGTTTACTTTGTGGACTGCGACTCTTATCAGGTGGCTGGCTACCCATGCCCTGTCGGAACGATTCCGTTTACGCCGCCGGAACTCCAGAATCGTGGCCATTATGATAGCTACCTCCGCACGGTTGGCAATGAGAATTTTGCCGTGGCGGTCCTTCTCTTTTCGCTGATGATCACCGGTCAAATGCCGTACAATCAAAAGGGAGGCGTGAGCGCCCAGCAGAATATCATCGATATGGATTTCTCGTACCCGCTCGGAGAATCTTCGAACAAGAAAACTCCGAATGGTCCGTGGAGATTCCTGTGGAGCCACCTCCCACGATTTTTGAAGGATGCCTTCTACAACACTTTCAATAAGGGTGGCAACTATTCTGTCGAAAGCAAGCGCCTGAGTACCTTTGATTGGCTCAAAAAGTTCAAGGAATACTTGCGACTGCTTGATTCGGGAAAGCTTGGCGAACAGGATGAAATGTCTACGTGGATTTATCCGACTCGTTTCAAAAAGCAGAAGGGCGTAGTTTATGTGAAATGCCCGTACTGTAAGAACGACACCGACCAAAGCTGGATCAACGAAAAAGGGGCTTGCATCGAATGCTTGCGCAAACGAAGACTTGCTCGCCAGCGCAGTTATGGAAACCCACGTGTGCTGCAGGAATCCAAGGTTCAGTCTCCGTTGAACGTATTGCCGGATTTCTTGTATCGCCTCTTTGGCTAA
- a CDS encoding vWA domain-containing protein encodes MTNEKLLNIEDLENNPSTRVPVCLVLDTSGSMEGQPISELNEGINCFYDAVRSDETALYAAEIAVVTFGGSAVLKTDFSTLEHQPDSPNFFANGGTPMGEAMNMALDLLEKRKGEYKASGVDYYQPWIVLMTDGKPNGDSSEYARAVQRTCEMIKNRKLTIFPIGIGEDADMNALAAFSPKRSPLKLQGLNFREFFAWLSKSVSKVSQSTPGDKIQLDTDGIKGWAEL; translated from the coding sequence ATGACGAATGAAAAACTCCTCAACATTGAAGACCTCGAAAACAACCCGTCCACCCGCGTGCCTGTGTGCCTTGTTTTGGACACCAGCGGCTCCATGGAGGGCCAGCCGATCAGCGAACTCAACGAAGGTATCAACTGCTTTTACGATGCCGTGCGCAGCGACGAAACCGCTTTGTACGCAGCCGAAATTGCCGTTGTGACTTTCGGTGGATCCGCCGTACTCAAGACCGATTTCAGCACTCTTGAGCATCAGCCTGATTCGCCTAACTTTTTCGCTAATGGCGGCACTCCTATGGGCGAGGCGATGAACATGGCGCTTGACTTGCTTGAAAAAAGGAAGGGCGAGTATAAGGCCAGCGGCGTAGATTATTATCAGCCGTGGATTGTGCTCATGACGGACGGTAAGCCGAATGGCGACAGCTCGGAATACGCAAGGGCGGTCCAGCGTACCTGCGAAATGATTAAAAATCGCAAGTTGACCATTTTCCCGATCGGCATTGGCGAAGATGCAGACATGAATGCATTGGCGGCGTTCTCTCCGAAGCGCAGCCCGCTCAAGTTGCAGGGCTTGAACTTCAGGGAATTCTTTGCCTGGCTTTCCAAGAGCGTGTCGAAGGTCTCGCAGTCCACGCCGGGGGATAAGATCCAGCTGGACACCGATGGCATCAAGGGTTGGGCGGAGCTGTAG
- a CDS encoding PP2C family serine/threonine-protein phosphatase, whose protein sequence is MCWVTVQSAVQGRGHLSSGTPCQDKTFSVIKDGCSVCALADGAGSASLSHFGAEAVTQTICNFMAENFDFVINEEDGVAVKQRILEVVGQRLNALCAERGCSLKDLASTLLFVAVKAGKFVICHIGDGVIGYFKNGEVLVASHPENGEFANTTVFTTSNNAIASMKLIKGNLNQISGFVLMSDGSENSFYNKRNKVLSPSLARLFKLASVCDGAFMSQGLRDALENCVKRKTTDDCSMVLMSQPANGRGFADLADTDKCEFLRLPDTRASRKRLKSFEDALDALRSWSSYRAAKRRLHWRGKKLDRILACLGKANLLQVREDGCYKSALRAFL, encoded by the coding sequence ATGTGCTGGGTTACCGTACAAAGTGCCGTTCAGGGCCGTGGTCACTTGAGCTCGGGTACGCCTTGTCAGGATAAGACCTTCTCTGTCATCAAGGACGGATGTTCCGTATGCGCCCTTGCTGATGGAGCAGGCTCTGCAAGCCTTTCCCATTTTGGGGCCGAAGCCGTGACTCAGACGATTTGCAACTTTATGGCTGAAAACTTTGACTTTGTCATTAACGAAGAAGATGGTGTCGCCGTAAAGCAGCGCATCCTTGAAGTTGTCGGCCAGCGTCTCAATGCTCTCTGTGCTGAACGGGGCTGCTCTTTGAAGGACCTCGCCTCTACGCTCTTGTTTGTTGCCGTGAAAGCAGGGAAGTTCGTGATTTGCCACATTGGTGACGGCGTTATCGGCTATTTCAAAAATGGCGAAGTGCTGGTGGCGTCCCATCCGGAGAATGGCGAATTTGCGAACACGACGGTCTTTACGACATCGAATAACGCCATTGCAAGTATGAAGCTCATCAAGGGCAACTTGAATCAGATTTCAGGTTTTGTCTTGATGTCCGATGGTTCGGAAAACAGCTTTTATAATAAACGAAACAAGGTCCTATCTCCTTCCCTTGCTCGTTTATTTAAGCTTGCTTCTGTTTGCGATGGTGCGTTCATGTCGCAAGGGCTGCGCGACGCGCTTGAAAATTGTGTTAAGCGGAAAACCACCGATGACTGCAGCATGGTGCTGATGTCGCAGCCCGCGAATGGGCGGGGCTTTGCGGATCTCGCGGATACAGACAAGTGTGAATTCCTTCGGCTTCCTGATACGCGTGCTTCCCGAAAAAGGCTGAAAAGCTTTGAGGATGCTCTCGATGCTTTGCGGTCTTGGAGCTCCTACCGGGCGGCTAAGCGAAGGCTGCATTGGCGAGGGAAAAAGCTCGACAGGATTCTGGCCTGCCTGGGCAAGGCAAATCTTCTTCAGGTTCGTGAGGACGGATGTTACAAATCCGCCCTCCGGGCTTTTTTATAA
- a CDS encoding viperin family antiviral radical SAM protein → MIGLEGKDPMPTNAINFPKNFQNADSFARFAKVSPLVVNWHALEHCNYKCSFCYSDWNSRDEAWNTPENVRKVIENIARFHADYFGADAAPWRLSVVGGEPILFPKKAQFMVKTAVACGAEVSIITNGSHLENALPFAHLLSQVGISLDSFVHETNLKIGRQCNGHTLSFEEISDKIAALRAVNPNVRVKVNTVVNQNNFGEVLVDKVAALGATKYKILRQMPFGGNKGITDDEFHVFIRNNYREDLFGHDDGKRHIFIEDNSVMTQSYLMIAPNGCLFQNGGAEYRYSRPLMETPFEEALKDINFSAEKFFSRYTSTATDAILARMHECAA, encoded by the coding sequence TTGATTGGCCTTGAAGGTAAGGATCCTATGCCGACGAACGCAATCAACTTCCCCAAAAATTTCCAGAACGCAGATAGTTTCGCTCGTTTCGCCAAGGTCTCGCCCTTGGTGGTTAACTGGCACGCTCTGGAGCATTGCAACTATAAGTGCTCTTTCTGCTACAGCGACTGGAACAGCCGTGATGAAGCTTGGAACACCCCCGAAAACGTCCGCAAGGTGATCGAGAATATCGCCCGTTTCCATGCCGATTATTTTGGCGCAGATGCAGCTCCCTGGCGCTTGAGCGTTGTGGGCGGCGAACCCATCCTCTTCCCGAAAAAGGCGCAGTTCATGGTCAAAACGGCTGTTGCGTGTGGTGCCGAGGTCTCGATAATCACGAATGGCAGTCACCTTGAGAACGCATTGCCCTTTGCACACCTCCTTTCCCAGGTGGGTATTTCGCTCGATTCCTTTGTTCATGAAACCAACTTGAAGATTGGCCGCCAGTGCAATGGTCACACGCTCTCCTTTGAAGAGATTTCGGATAAGATTGCTGCACTCCGTGCCGTTAATCCGAACGTCCGCGTGAAGGTGAACACTGTCGTCAACCAGAATAACTTCGGTGAAGTCCTTGTTGACAAGGTGGCAGCACTCGGTGCAACTAAGTACAAAATTTTGCGCCAGATGCCGTTTGGTGGCAACAAGGGTATTACGGACGATGAATTCCATGTGTTTATCCGTAACAATTACCGCGAGGACCTTTTCGGTCACGACGATGGTAAGCGTCACATCTTCATCGAGGATAATTCCGTGATGACGCAGAGCTATTTGATGATTGCTCCGAACGGTTGCTTGTTCCAGAACGGTGGCGCGGAATACCGTTACAGCCGCCCTCTCATGGAAACCCCGTTTGAAGAGGCTCTGAAAGACATCAACTTCTCTGCCGAAAAGTTCTTTAGCCGTTACACATCTACGGCGACGGACGCGATCCTCGCCCGTATGCATGAATGTGCTGCATAA
- a CDS encoding GTPase family protein, with product MQNFKNYRKYEISSRLGDNLPLDVMIVGATGAGKSSLVNALCGGAVACVGEGVDPETMDITRYALNNHFCVWDTPGLGDSAVADASHKRNIVKHLLKTYENGGARYRFMDLVLVVLEGGIRDMGSCYSLLNEVVVPNIDRERIVVAINQADIAMKGTHWDSWRNKPDAVLDSFLRDKAESVRRRVYEATGVSIRTPVCFSAGTGYNMDAVVDALIEQIPRYRPAVRHA from the coding sequence ATGCAGAATTTCAAGAATTACCGTAAATACGAAATTAGCAGCAGGCTTGGTGACAACCTTCCGCTTGACGTGATGATTGTGGGCGCTACAGGTGCTGGCAAGTCGTCGCTCGTCAATGCCCTTTGTGGCGGAGCGGTTGCATGCGTGGGCGAGGGCGTGGACCCCGAAACCATGGATATCACTCGCTATGCGCTCAACAACCATTTTTGCGTGTGGGATACGCCTGGGCTTGGCGACAGTGCCGTTGCGGATGCTAGCCATAAACGCAATATTGTCAAACATCTGCTGAAGACATACGAAAATGGCGGAGCGCGTTACCGTTTCATGGACCTTGTCCTTGTGGTGCTCGAGGGCGGCATTCGTGACATGGGCTCGTGCTACTCGCTTTTGAACGAAGTCGTTGTCCCGAACATTGACCGCGAACGCATCGTTGTGGCTATCAACCAGGCCGATATCGCCATGAAGGGGACGCATTGGGATTCTTGGCGCAACAAGCCCGATGCGGTGCTTGACTCGTTCCTGCGCGACAAGGCCGAATCGGTCAGGCGGCGCGTTTACGAAGCGACAGGTGTTTCTATCCGTACGCCGGTGTGCTTCTCGGCTGGAACTGGCTACAACATGGATGCCGTGGTCGATGCCTTGATTGAGCAGATCCCGCGCTACCGCCCAGCCGTGCGCCATGCATGA
- a CDS encoding GTPase family protein, protein MTYNTNNMEFVTKMEHDIEASGLPDAVKHKLLANLLLLKSKKVNLLITGATGCGKSSTINALFNADVSKVGVGVDPETMEIEKYELGNLVLWDSPGLGDGKEADNRHAKNLTAKLLERDADGNPLIDLVLVILDGSSRDMGTSFELISNVIVPNLGEDKSRILVAINQADMAMKGRGWDRVNNRPEPALEQFLQEKVESVRRRIKESTGVDVEPIYYSAGYKDGDAPQRPYNLTKLLYQIVHYTPKEKRTIYANNINRDREMWKDDDELKDYRNSILDDIVESISDCAETGAEIGESLGGLFGSAGRTVGRVAGRVVGGAFGAVKSIAKSFFGGLFGW, encoded by the coding sequence ATGACTTACAATACGAACAACATGGAATTTGTTACCAAGATGGAACACGATATCGAAGCCTCTGGCCTCCCGGATGCAGTCAAGCACAAGCTTCTTGCCAACTTGCTGCTCCTCAAGAGCAAGAAGGTGAACCTCCTCATCACGGGTGCCACGGGCTGTGGCAAGAGTTCAACCATCAACGCGCTCTTTAATGCCGACGTGTCGAAGGTGGGTGTAGGTGTGGACCCCGAAACCATGGAAATCGAGAAGTACGAACTCGGCAACCTCGTTTTGTGGGATAGCCCGGGGCTTGGCGACGGCAAGGAAGCCGACAACCGTCACGCGAAAAACCTCACCGCGAAACTCCTCGAACGCGACGCCGATGGCAATCCGCTGATTGACCTCGTGCTGGTGATTCTCGACGGCAGCTCCCGCGACATGGGTACTTCCTTCGAGCTTATCAGCAACGTGATTGTCCCGAACCTCGGCGAAGACAAGTCCCGCATTCTGGTAGCGATCAACCAGGCCGACATGGCCATGAAGGGTCGCGGCTGGGACCGCGTGAACAACAGGCCCGAACCCGCTTTGGAGCAGTTCTTGCAGGAGAAGGTGGAATCCGTTAGGCGCCGCATCAAGGAAAGTACGGGTGTTGATGTGGAACCCATCTACTATAGCGCAGGCTACAAGGATGGTGATGCTCCGCAGAGACCCTACAACTTGACCAAGCTCCTGTACCAGATTGTCCACTACACGCCCAAGGAAAAGCGCACGATTTACGCGAACAACATCAACCGCGACCGTGAAATGTGGAAGGACGACGACGAACTCAAGGACTACCGCAACAGCATTCTGGACGATATTGTTGAATCGATTTCGGACTGTGCTGAGACCGGGGCCGAGATTGGCGAAAGTCTGGGTGGCCTTTTTGGTAGCGCAGGCCGTACTGTGGGCCGTGTTGCAGGCCGCGTTGTCGGTGGCGCTTTCGGGGCGGTCAAGAGTATCGCGAAGTCCTTCTTCGGCGGACTCTTTGGCTGGTAA